The Pseudomonas cavernicola DNA segment ATTGGCCGAGCATAGCCAGCTGGCTAGCGCGCAGCACCCGACAAAAGGCTGGGCAGCACCCGCCGTGTGGCTTAGCGGCGCCTATCGAGCAGGTTCACCACCAGCCGGTCCAACCAGCCCCACACTCGCTGCTGCACGCGCCGCCACCATGGCCGCGCCTTCCAGCGCTCCAGGGTGATTTCTCGACTGTTGGCAAAGTCTGTGGCAAAGCTGGCGGCGACCGCATCGGCCAGCGCCGGGTCCAGCGCTTCGAGATTGGCCTCAAGGTTAAACCGCAGGTTCCAGTGATCGAAGTTGCAGGAGCCCAGGCTGACCCAATCGTCGACCAGCACCATCTTCAAATGCAGGAAACTCGGTTGGTACTCGAAGATCCGTACCCCGGCCTTGAGCAAGCGCGGGTAGTAACGCTGACCGGCGAAACGCACCGGTGGATTATCCGTACGCCTCCCGGTCAGCAGCAAGTGCACCTCCACGCCCCGCGCGGCAGCTCTGCGTAGCGCGCGGCGGACTTTCCAGGTCGGCAGGAAATACGGCGTCGCCAGCCAGATCCGTTGTCGCGCGCTATGTAGCGCGCGCACCAGCGACTGCACGATGTCCCGATGCTGCCAGGCATTGGCATAGGCCACACGGCCCAGGCCTTCGCCCGCGGGCGGGCATGGCGGCAAACGCGCCAGCCCAACCTCCTTGGGTGGTTTCCATGCGAGGCGTGTCAGGCAAGCCTGCCATTGCCGGTCAAACAAGCACTGCCAGTCGACCACCAGCGGCCCGGTCATTTCCACCATGACCTCATGCCAGGCGCTGGTGTCTTGGCCTGGCGTCCAAAACGCGTCGGTGACTCCGGTGCCGCCGACAAAAGCCCGCTGGCCATCGACCAGCAGCAGTTTGCGATGATCCCGGTAAAAATTGCGCAGGCCCCGGCGCAGGTTGATCGGGTTGTAGAAACGCAGCTCTACCCCCGCCTTTTGCAGACGCTCACGCTCACGCGAGAGAAGCCCCAGGCTGCCGTAATC contains these protein-coding regions:
- a CDS encoding phospholipase D-like domain-containing protein; protein product: MPGAVFPWRSANRFDLLIDGPAFFPRMFEVIARAERQVELELYLVEAGACVEALVQVLCAAAERGVQVRCLFDDYGSLGLLSRERERLQKAGVELRFYNPINLRRGLRNFYRDHRKLLLVDGQRAFVGGTGVTDAFWTPGQDTSAWHEVMVEMTGPLVVDWQCLFDRQWQACLTRLAWKPPKEVGLARLPPCPPAGEGLGRVAYANAWQHRDIVQSLVRALHSARQRIWLATPYFLPTWKVRRALRRAAARGVEVHLLLTGRRTDNPPVRFAGQRYYPRLLKAGVRIFEYQPSFLHLKMVLVDDWVSLGSCNFDHWNLRFNLEANLEALDPALADAVAASFATDFANSREITLERWKARPWWRRVQQRVWGWLDRLVVNLLDRRR